A genome region from Etheostoma cragini isolate CJK2018 chromosome 4, CSU_Ecrag_1.0, whole genome shotgun sequence includes the following:
- the thumpd3 gene encoding THUMP domain-containing protein 3 produces MSSQDEDGIAEPGHNTSEPSTSSSTENDETTEDIITVTIGATVPTGFEHTAAEEVNEKIGVDARISKDRGRIYFPITTDKLFQVHLLRSVDNLFVVVEEYDHYQFKESKEETLMEMQQLASKLPWTKALEVWKRNGTLKKKKGYRKGGNGIKVKPNSEATDAAVADTEQQELPPAASAAESLTKVENTADMETSTQELEETVPEAKPIKFRVTCNRAGDKHSFSSNEAARDFGGAVQEFFLWKADMTKFDIEVLLNIHNEEMVIGIALTEESLHRRNISHFGPTTLRSTLCYGMLRLCKPQASDIILDPMCGTGAIPLEGAIEFNSSFYIAGDNNDMAVNRTVNNICHIQKRRAIKGSASGLPIDTVRWDLCNLPIRTGSVDIIITDMPFGKRMGSRKKNWDLYPSCLREMARVCTPGSGKAVLLTQDKKCLTKAISRMGGLWRKLHTVWVNVGGLHAGVYLLKRTGAVFGQTPEDVYESRGTVNAKGDEKGDKELS; encoded by the exons ATGTCCTCCCAGGATGAAGATGGGATTGCAGAACCGGGCCATAACACCTCGGAACCATCCACTTCTTCCTCCACTGAGAATGATGAGACCACTGAGGACATCATCACTGTCACCATTGGAGCAACCGTGCCCACAGGGTTCGAGCACACTGCTGCAGAAGAGGTCAATGAGAAGATTGGAGTTGATGCACGAATCAGCAAAGATCGTGGTCGCATATACTTCCCAATAACCACTGACAAGCTTTTCCAG GTCCATCTTCTGAGGTCTGTGGACAACCTGTTTGTTGTGGTTGAGGAATATGATCATTACCAGTTCAAAGAATCAAAG GAGGAGACATTGATGGAGATGCAGCAGCTTGCCTCCAAACTCCCCTGGACTAAGGCTTTAGAGGTTTGGAAACGGAATGGCAccctaaaaaagaagaaaggctACCGGAAGGGTGGAAATGGTATCAAAGTAAAACCTAATAGTGAGGCCACCGATGCAGCTGTTGCTGACACTGAGCAGCAAGAGCTACCCCCGGCAGCGTCTGCTGCTGAGAGCCTGACAAAGGTGGAGAACACAGCTGACATGGAGACCAGCACGCAGGAGTTGGAGGAGACCGTACCCGAGGCCAAACCCATCAAGTTTCGTGTGACGTGCAACAGGGCTGGTGACAAACACAGCTTTTCCTCTAACGAGGCGGCCAGAGACTTTGGTGGGGCCGTGCAAGAATTCTTCCTGTGGAAAGCAGACATGACAAAGTTTGACATAGAG GTGTTACTCAACATACACAATGAAGAGATGGTGATCGGCATTGCACTCACAGAAGAGAGTCTTCACAGGAGAAACATCAGTCACTTTGGACCCACTACTCTACGGTCTACCTTGTGCTATGGCATGCTCAG GCTGTGTAAACCACAGGCATCGGATATAATACTTGATCCAATGTGTGGGACTGGAGCTATACCATTGGAG GGGGCCATTGAATTTAACAGTTCATTCTACATTGCCGGTGACAACAATGACATGGCAGTTAACCGCACTGTCAATAATATATGTCACATCCAGAAACGGAGGGCAATCAAGGGCAG TGCATCTGGATTGCCTATTGACACAGTGCGTTGGGATCTGTGCAATTTACCCATAAGGACCGGCTCTGTTGACATTATCATCACTGACATGCCCTTTGGGAAGAG AATGGGCTCTAGGAAGAAGAACTGGGACCTGTACCCCTCCTGTCTGAGGGAAATGGCCCGTGTGTGCACACCAGGCTCAGGAAAGGCTGTCTTGTTGACACAGGACAAGAAATGCTTGACCAAG GCTATCTCGAGGATGGGagggctgtggaggaagctGCACACTGTTTGGGTCAATGTTGGGGGTTTACATGCTGGAGTGTACCTCCTCAAGCGAACCGGAGCCGTGTTTGGCCAAACTCCGGAGGACGTCTATGAGTCACGAGGGACGGTTAATGCAAAAGGGGATGAGAAGGGTGACAAGGAGCTCTCTTAA